The Vicinamibacteria bacterium genome contains a region encoding:
- a CDS encoding response regulator transcription factor → MRKLLEPHFDIVGTAENGRILLELAKDLHPDVILVDVSMPLLNGIDAARQLRKIVPDSRILFVTMHEDRALEAFDAGGSGYVLKHSAPSELVFAIQEVAAGRFYVA, encoded by the coding sequence ATGCGAAAGCTGCTCGAGCCTCATTTCGATATCGTCGGTACAGCGGAGAACGGTCGGATCCTGCTCGAGCTCGCAAAAGACCTTCATCCCGATGTGATCCTCGTCGACGTATCGATGCCTCTTTTGAACGGAATCGACGCCGCCCGACAGCTCAGGAAAATCGTACCCGACTCGAGGATCCTCTTCGTCACGATGCACGAGGATCGAGCGCTCGAAGCCTTCGACGCAGGAGGCTCGGGCTACGTCTTGAAGCACTCCGCGCCTTCGGAGCTCGTCTTCGCGATTCAGGAAGTGGCGGCGGGTCGTTTCTACGTAGC
- a CDS encoding YtxH domain-containing protein, which yields MVVKGRESGSFLSGLLLGATLGAMSALVLAPKSGKRLRRDIAREAGRTKRRAGDSVEQLVARSSGALEAAKDAVAEAQQTVRRAARTVAR from the coding sequence ATGGTTGTCAAAGGTCGCGAGAGTGGGAGTTTTTTGAGTGGGCTCCTTCTGGGCGCAACTCTTGGTGCGATGAGCGCGCTCGTTCTGGCGCCCAAGTCTGGAAAGAGGCTCAGACGTGACATCGCCCGTGAAGCCGGACGCACGAAACGCCGCGCCGGGGACAGTGTGGAACAGTTGGTCGCGCGAAGCAGCGGTGCGCTGGAGGCGGCGAAGGACGCCGTAGCGGAGGCGCAGCAGACCGTCCGCAGGGCTGCTCGAACCGTCGCCCGCTGA